A part of Rhodamnia argentea isolate NSW1041297 chromosome 8, ASM2092103v1, whole genome shotgun sequence genomic DNA contains:
- the LOC115738300 gene encoding delta(24)-sterol reductase encodes MSDLKSPLRPKRKKIWVDYFVQFRWIIVIFVVLPISFTLYFLTYLGDVKSERKSFKQRQKEHDENVQKVVKSLKERDPKKDGLVCTARKPWIAVGMRNVDYKRARHFEVDLSAFRNVLEIDKERMVARVEPLVNMGQITRVTVPMNLALAVVAELDDLTVGGLINGYGIEGSSHIYGLFSDTVVAYEIVLADGRVVRATKDNEFSDLFYAIPWSQGTLGLLVSAEIKLIPVKEYMKLTYKPVVGNLKDIAQGYMDSFAPRDGDQDNSEKVPDFVETMIYSPTEAVCMTGKYASKEEAKKKGNVINSVGWWFKPWFYQHAQRAVKKGEFVEYIPTREYYHRHTRCLYWEGKLILPFADQWWFRFLLGWLMPPKVSLLKATQGEAIRNYYHEMHVIQDMLVPLYKVGDALEWVHKEMEVYPLWLCPHRLYKLPMKTMVYPEPGFDLHRRQGDTQYAQMYTDVGVYYAPGPVLRGEVFDGAEAVRKMENWLIENHGFQPQYAVSELHEKNFWRMFDAGLYEHCRRKYKAVGTFMSVYYKSKKGRKTEKEVQEAEQAHLETAYAEVDQPAD; translated from the exons ATGTCTGATCTTAAGTCTCCCCTGCGcccaaagaggaagaagatctGGGTGGATTATTTTGTTCAGTTCCGATGGATTATTGTCATCTTTGTCGTGCTCCCAATCTCTTTCACCTTGTACTTCCTCACGTATCTCGGGGATGTCAAGTCAGAGAGGAAGTCATTCAAGCAGCGTCAGAAAGAACATGATGAAAATGTTCAGAAAGTTGTTAAGAGTCTCAAAGAAAGGGACCCCAAAAAAGATGGTCTAGTTTGCACCGCTCGTAAACCTTGGATTGCTGTTGGAATGCGAAACGTTGATTACAAGCGGGCCCGGCATTTTGAGGTTGATTTATCAGCTTTCCGGAATGTACTGGAAATTGACAAAGAGCGGATGGTGGCCAGAGTTGAGCCACTAGTCAATATGGGGCAGATCACTAGGGTTACTGTGCCGATGAATCTCGCCCTAGCAGTTGTTGCTGAGCTTGATGATCTGACTGTTGGCGGCCTCATCAATGGCTATGGAATTGAGGGAAGCTCCCACATATATGGGCTGTTTTCAGATACTGTTGTAGCGTATGAGATAGTTCTAGCAGATGGACGAGTGGTTAGAGCGACCAAGGATAACGAGTTCTCTGATCTTTTCTATGCCATCCCCTGGTCTCAGGGTACACTGGGTCTTCTTGTCTCTGCAGAGATCAAGCTCATACCCGTCAAGGAGTATATGAAGCTGACGTACAAGCCTGTCGTGGGTAATCTAAAAGACATTGCACAGGGATACATGGATTCTTTTGCACCACGAGATGGAGATCAGGACAATTCTGAGAAGGTTCCCGACTTTGTGGAGACGATGATATATTCGCCAACAGAGGCTGTATGTATGACTGGGAAATATGCTTCTAAAGAAGAAGCGAAAAAGAAGGGGAATGTGATTAACAGTGTAGGATGGTGGTTTAAACCCTGGTTTTATCAGCATGCACAGAGGGCAGTAAAGAAAGGGGAGTTTGTAGAGTACATTCCTACCAGAGAATATTACCATAGGCACACCAGGTGCTTATACTGGGAGGGGAAGTTGATCCTTCCATTTGCAGATCAGTGGTGGTTTAGGTTCCTTCTTGGTTGGTTGATGCCTCCAAAGGTTTCTCTGCTCAAGGCTACCCAAGGTGAAGCTATTCGAAACTATTATCATGAGATGCATGTTATTCAGGACATGCTGGTTCCACTGTACAAGGTCGGCGATGCTCTAGAGTGGGTACACAAGGAGATGGAG GTATACCCCCTTTGGCTTTGCCCACACAGGCTCTATAAGCTCCCCATGAAGACCATGGTCTACCCTGAACCTGGATTCGATCTACATCGCAGACAGGGAGACACACAATATGCCCAAATGTACACAGATGTCGGGGTCTATTATGCACCTGGGCCCGTCTTAAGAGGCGAGGTATTTGACGGCGCTGAAGCTGTTCGCAAGATGGAGAACTGGTTGATTGAAAACCATGGCTTCCAGCCCCAGTACGCAGTCTCCGAGCTGCATGAAAAGAACTTCTGGAGGATGTTTGATGCTGGCCTCTATGAGCACTGTAGGAGGAAGTACAAAGCTGTGGGGACCTTCATGAGTGTGTACTACAAGTCCAAGAAGGGAAGGAAGACTGAGAAGGAGGTGCAGGAAGCGGAGCAAGCGCACCTCGAGACTGCTTATGCTGAGGTCGATCAGCCTGCAGATTAA
- the LOC115738302 gene encoding anamorsin homolog, translating to MDPMATQCTVLALTDDAVMQTKAVFNLIREVGIDKLEQCEPQIITQATRLGQLPVESSSVDFTIAICKSSEFPGTSLFEEISRVVKPGGTIVIRKALLSLGEDTSKASSALERELLLAGFLEARNLPIKSGASCEGVQHFMVKATKPSWKLGSSFAIKKGTKSLGKVKILGDDDDLIDEDSLLTEEDLKKPQLPPGGDCEVGSTRKACKNCTCGRAEAEEKVEKLGVTLDQLNNPQSACGNCGLGDAFRCSTCPYKGLAPFKLGEKVSLSANFLAADI from the exons ATG GATCCAATGGCAACGCAGTGTACTGTGCTGGCTTTGACTGATGACGCGGTTATGCAAACGAAAGCAGTTTTCAATTTGATTAGGGAGGTTGGAATTGACAAGTTGGAGCAGTGTGAACCTCAAATCATCACGCAAGCAACTCGTTTAG GTCAACTGCCAGTAGAGTCTTCTTCTGTGGACTTCACCATTGCTATCTGCAAGTCATCTGAATTTCCTGGTACTAGCTTGTTCGAAGAAATCTCAAGAGTGGTGAAGCCTGGTGGAACCATTGTGATTCGTAAGGCTTTATTGTCTTTAGGGGAGGATACATCTAAG GCATCCTCTGCTCTTGAACGGGAGTTGCTGTTGGCTGGATTTTTAGAAGCACGGAATCTTCCAATTAAATCAGGGGCAAGTTGTGAGGGTGTACAGCATTTTATG GTCAAAGCGACAAAGCCATCCTGGAAACTTGGCTCCTCCTTTGCAATTAAGAAGGGCACAAAAAGCTTAGGAAAAGTTAAAATACTAGGCGATGATGATGATTTGATAGATGAGGACAGCCTTTTAACTGAAGAGGACTTGAAGAAACCGCAACTTCCACCTG GTGGTGACTGTGAAGTTGGAAGCACTAGGAAAGCTTGCAAGAATTGCACATGTGGGAGAGCTGAAGCAGAGGAGAAAGTGGAAAAATTGGGAGTCACCCTGGACCAGCTAAACAATCCTCAATCGGCTTGTGGCAAT TGTGGTCTGGGAGATGCCTTTCGCTGCAGTACATGCCCTTACAAGGGTCTTGCACCATTCAAACTTGGTGAAAAG GTCTCATTATCAGCAAACTTTCTGGCGGCAGATATATGA